One Candidatus Acidulodesulfobacterium acidiphilum genomic window, GGGCAAAGGGGGTGATGAAGGTTGATTGCGATTATTAATAAAACGTATTAAAAGCAAAATAATAATACAAAGATATTATGACAAATTAAAAGTTAAATTCAATAGACAAATTAAAAGTTGACAACAAGATTTTTTATTTTTTTATCCAACACAGATAATTTTGCGGTTATTTTATCCTTTTTTAATCGGACTTATCATCAACAGCTTTCTTAAAGTCTCCTAAAATATATACTGCTTAGGAAATTCCTTATCTACTTCCGCCATACGTCATTAACCGCTTTTTTCAGCGTACTTGGCACTAAATGGCTATACCTTTTTGTCATCTGAGTCGTCCGGTGACCCAACAGTTCCCCTGTAATATAAAGTGACGTGCCGTTCATAACCATTTTACTTGCAAAGACGTGGCGCAAGTCGTGGATGCGTAAGTCTTTTAATCCGGCATTACGACAGGCTGTATGAAAAGACTTTTTAAAATCGGTTATTTTTTTACCTGTTTTATCGCAAAAAACGTGTTCCGATTTTTTGTCTATATTGCTTAATAGTTCTTTTAACGGTTTAGACGCTGGAATATATCTGTCGTACTTTGTTTTTGTACCTTTAATAGCGATGATATCGTTCTGTAAATCCACATCATCCCACTTTAAATTCAATGTCTCGCCCTTCCTGCAACCCGTATAAATTAAAAATGTAATGATGTCTCTCGTAAGTTTATTTGTAGCACCGTTTATTAACTTCTTTATGTCACCGTCGGATAAAGTCTTAAGCCTTTTAAGTTCATTAAGTTTTTTTATTTTAGCCGCGGGATTTTTCTCGGCATATCCTCTTTCTATACAAAAATTAAAGAAGTTAGAAATTATTATAATTTCATAATTAGCCGACCTAAAATTTATCTCAGATTCTTTTTTGTTTTTATTTTTTTCTAAAGATATCAGTTCTAATTTTCTTTCAATTTGATAATTTTTAATGTCAAGCGGCATTATTGTGGTTAATATTTTGTTTTTAAAAGATGGAAGAAAATGTTTTGCGGCAATAATTTTACGCTCTATGGCTTTTTCGGAATTCCCGTTATTTTTCAAATAATTTTCCCAAGCAGTTTCAAATAAAAGATTTTTATTTTGGTTCGTAGGAAGGCTATGCTCTCTTTTAATTATGTCGTTTTTAACTGATATTTCAATCTGTTCGGCAAGTTTTTTATCGGTTGTTCGACAACTTTTCCGGTATCTTTTTCCTTCGTAAACGAAGTCATAAAAGTAATATTTGCCGTTTTTTACGATTGACATTGCATACCTCCATATTTTACATGCATTTTAAGCATATGAAGATATTATATCACCTATGTGAAAATCTCGCCATAAAAAAGACAAAAATGGGTAAAAAATGGTCTTATTTGATTAAATATGATAAGTGCTTAAAACGGAAAAAGCTTATGAAATATGCGGTTTTAAGTGGGGTGGATGACAGGTTTTGAACCTGCGACCACCGGAGTCACAATCCGGGGCTCTACCAGCTGAGCTACATCCACCGTGAATAAGAATAGAATATATTGTATTATTTTATCAAATTTTAGATTAAATTGAAATATATTTTTTTGATTTGATTTATTATGCTTAAAACAAAGCGTCGATACCGAGCGTTTTTCCCGAATCCGTAAATATAATAATTAATTCGCATACTATAAACGTCAGATTTATGCCTAATTCCGAGGGGCTGATCCAGTACATTGCAAGCAGATAGTTTAAATTCAGAAATATTGCTATAAGAGCGGCAAATCTTGTAAGAAAGCCCGCCGTTAAAAAAATGCCTGCGAATAATTCGCCCATAATTATTAAAATAGCGAATAAGAATGCATTTGGAACGGCGACCCTGCTTAAAAATATGCCGTAAAACCATAAAGGGTCGTGATTTGCAAAATATGCTAATTTAACATGAAAATTTGAGAAAAATTCAGGATTTACCTTAAAGTGCACCGCATAAAGAAAAAACAGTCCTATGTATATTCTTAAAAAAGCATTCCAAATATTTGAATTTTTTGCCGCCATTTTTAATTTTTATATATATTAAAATATATTTTAATTGTTAATTTGTACCATTATAATATAAAATAATTAAAAATAAAATTGTAAAATTTTTAGCAAATATTTTCTGTTTCGTATATTTTCGGTATATTATAACGACTGTTTTATGATATAATTTAATCGTAATGTTCTATTTAAATATTTCATAATTAATATGATTTTTGTAGTTCACGAACATCATGCAAGCCATCTTCACTGGGATTTAAGGATAGAAGAAAACGGTATGCTGACTTCTTTTGCTTTGCCTAAAGAACCGCCGTTAGAATCCGGCAAAAAAAATCTATCTATAAAAGTAGAAGATCATCCTCTTGCTTATGCAAATTTTGAAGGCACTATACCGGAAGGTCATTACGGAGCCGGCAAGGTAAAGATTTGGGACAAGGGCGAATATACTCTTGTTAAGAAAGATAAAAAGAAATATGTTCTGGATTTTAACGGACATAAACTTAAAGGGGAATACACGCTCTTAAAATTCGACAAAGCCGGTGCAGACAACTGGTTGTTTTTTAAAAATCACTAAAAAATTTTAAAAATTATTAAATTTTACATAAAACATCAATATATCAATATAGGAGGATAGCGCAATGAATGTAGATTTAGTCGTTTCTAAGAACGATAATTTTAAAAAAATGCTGTCATACGGACAAAGTCCATGGCTAGATAATATTTCAAGATGCATGATAGATTCGGGCGACCTTGAAAAATTAGTTAAAAACGGCGTTATTACAGGCATAACGTCAAATCCTTCCATATTTGAAAAATCGATTAATTCGGGAAAATGCGGCTATCCCGAAAAGATTAAAAAACTTGCGGCGGATAAATTAACTCCGTTTGAAATATACGATACCATAACAAGGGAAGATATAAAATCTGCGGCTCAAATACTTAAACCGGTTTACGAAAAATCCGGCGGCAAGGACGGATTCGTGAGCATAGAAGTTTCTCCGGATATAGCAACCGACGCCAAGACTTCGACGGAAGAAACTCTTAGGATTTTTTCGCTTATAAACGAAAAAAACATTCTTATTAAAATACCGGCTACTAAAGAAGGATTGGAAATTATACCCGCTCTTATAGCTAAGGGAATCAATATTAACGTTACTTTGATGTTTTCTTTAAAACATTATATAGACGTAGCCAATGCTTATATAAAAGGATTAAAAACGGCTTATGCCAACGGCTATAATTTATCCGGCATACATTCGGTCGCAAGCATTTTTATCAGCAGGGTAGATACTATGGTCGATAAAACGATTAACGATTTAATTAACGTCGAAGCGGCAAGCAATACCGCAAAAAAAGAGAAACTTGCCGGTTTAATCGGAAAAGCCGGAGTTGCAAATTCTAAAATAATTTTTAATAAATTTAACGAAATTTTTAACGGCGGCGATTTTTCGGCATTAAAATCTAAGGGCGCAAATCCTCAAAGACTCTTGTTTGCAAGTACCAGCACAAAAAACCCGTCATATTACGATTTGAAATACGTCGAGCCGTTCATAGGCAAAGATACCGTAAACACTTTGCCGGACGAAACTATAGAGCATATTGCCGACCACGGTAATATAATGCCGGATACGGCTTCATTAGAGTTTGACGAATCGTTGAAAATAGTTAACGAACTTATGGAATTAGGAATTGATTTAAATAAGGTCGGAGATAAACTTCAAAACGACGGAGTAAAATCTTTTGAAGATGCTTACGAAAAACTTTTGCAATCGATAAAAAACACTGCGGGGATTTAAATATATTGATTGCCATTTTTTCGTAATAATTTAAAATTTTTAATGTTAATATTTTAAAAAGAGGTAAATATAATGGATTTAAAAAGAAATTTTGAAGCGGATAAACTTGGCGAGAACGAATTAAAAATTTTAAAGGATTTTACTAAAAAATGCCGCGGCGACATTTTAAAAATGACTACTATTGCATCTTCCGGACATCCGGGCGGTTCTATGTCGTCGATAGATATTTATGCAGTATTGTACGGTTTTTGCAATATAGACCCTAAAAATCCATTTAAACCCGAAAGAGACCGTATCATAGTAAGTCATGGACATACTTCGCCGGGCGTTTATTCCGCTCTTGGAAATTACGGATTCTTTGACGTCGAAGATGCAATTATATCTTTTAGGACAGCAGGCTATCCGTTTGAAGGACATATAGAAAAAACCGTGCCGGGAGTAGAATGGGATACAGGCAACCTTGGGCAGGGTCTTTCAGCGGCATGCGCATTTGCTTTAGCCTCCAAACTTCATGGATACGATAATCATGTTTATTGCGTTATGGGCGACGGAGAGCAGGCTAAAGGTCAAATAGGCGAAGCAAGAAGATTTGCGGTTAAATATAAATTGAATAACCTTACCGTAATCGTCGATAAAAACGGACTTCAAATAGGCGGTAAAACAGTTGACGTTATGCCCGATAATATCGAAGAAAATTTTAAAGCCGACGGATTTCACGTTATAACGATAAACGGGCATGATTTTAACGAAATTTACGCAGCTATAAAACAGTCGCATTCAATAAATTCTCCCGTTGCTATAATAGCTAACACCGTTATGGGAAAAGGCGTTTCCTTTATGGAAAACCAAGCTAAATTTCACGGAGCTACTTTAAATATCGAAGACTGTAAAAAAGCCCTTGCGGAGTTAGGCGAAAAAGATGATTTAGATGAAATTATAGCTAAAAAGAAAGCAGGTTTTAGCATAAAACCTCTTTCTAAAAGAAATAATAATTTCTTAGTCTTAAAAGACGAAGGAAAGAAAATAGTTTATACCCGCGAAAAGAACACGGAT contains:
- a CDS encoding site-specific integrase encodes the protein MSIVKNGKYYFYDFVYEGKRYRKSCRTTDKKLAEQIEISVKNDIIKREHSLPTNQNKNLLFETAWENYLKNNGNSEKAIERKIIAAKHFLPSFKNKILTTIMPLDIKNYQIERKLELISLEKNKNKKESEINFRSANYEIIIISNFFNFCIERGYAEKNPAAKIKKLNELKRLKTLSDGDIKKLINGATNKLTRDIITFLIYTGCRKGETLNLKWDDVDLQNDIIAIKGTKTKYDRYIPASKPLKELLSNIDKKSEHVFCDKTGKKITDFKKSFHTACRNAGLKDLRIHDLRHVFASKMVMNGTSLYITGELLGHRTTQMTKRYSHLVPSTLKKAVNDVWRK
- a CDS encoding ATP-dependent DNA ligase, with translation MIFVVHEHHASHLHWDLRIEENGMLTSFALPKEPPLESGKKNLSIKVEDHPLAYANFEGTIPEGHYGAGKVKIWDKGEYTLVKKDKKKYVLDFNGHKLKGEYTLLKFDKAGADNWLFFKNH
- a CDS encoding DoxX family membrane protein codes for the protein MAAKNSNIWNAFLRIYIGLFFLYAVHFKVNPEFFSNFHVKLAYFANHDPLWFYGIFLSRVAVPNAFLFAILIIMGELFAGIFLTAGFLTRFAALIAIFLNLNYLLAMYWISPSELGINLTFIVCELIIIFTDSGKTLGIDALF
- the tal gene encoding transaldolase; translated protein: MNVDLVVSKNDNFKKMLSYGQSPWLDNISRCMIDSGDLEKLVKNGVITGITSNPSIFEKSINSGKCGYPEKIKKLAADKLTPFEIYDTITREDIKSAAQILKPVYEKSGGKDGFVSIEVSPDIATDAKTSTEETLRIFSLINEKNILIKIPATKEGLEIIPALIAKGININVTLMFSLKHYIDVANAYIKGLKTAYANGYNLSGIHSVASIFISRVDTMVDKTINDLINVEAASNTAKKEKLAGLIGKAGVANSKIIFNKFNEIFNGGDFSALKSKGANPQRLLFASTSTKNPSYYDLKYVEPFIGKDTVNTLPDETIEHIADHGNIMPDTASLEFDESLKIVNELMELGIDLNKVGDKLQNDGVKSFEDAYEKLLQSIKNTAGI
- a CDS encoding transketolase, producing the protein MDLKRNFEADKLGENELKILKDFTKKCRGDILKMTTIASSGHPGGSMSSIDIYAVLYGFCNIDPKNPFKPERDRIIVSHGHTSPGVYSALGNYGFFDVEDAIISFRTAGYPFEGHIEKTVPGVEWDTGNLGQGLSAACAFALASKLHGYDNHVYCVMGDGEQAKGQIGEARRFAVKYKLNNLTVIVDKNGLQIGGKTVDVMPDNIEENFKADGFHVITINGHDFNEIYAAIKQSHSINSPVAIIANTVMGKGVSFMENQAKFHGATLNIEDCKKALAELGEKDDLDEIIAKKKAGFSIKPLSKRNNNFLVLKDEGKKIVYTREKNTDNRSAFGNALADIANTYKEKNGEQKNLPFAVFDCDLEGSVKTGAFRKAFPDNFFESGIEEHNTAVISGALSTDNILTFFADFGVFGVDETYNQQRLNDINHTNLKVVCTHCGIDVGEDGKTHQCIDYFGLLNSTFGFKVILPADPNQTDRVTRYIAQNEGNFGVIMGRSIIPVILDENGKPFFGENYAFKYGKMDLIRDGKDVAIISTGNMLPHALKGWEMLKKEGISAMLLNVSCPSDIDVQDLKLAAKTGLIVTIEDHNVKTGVGTSIGSMLAENGISVKFRKMGAKFYSSSGKPEDLYKLAGLSPEDLYNFVKKEI